One stretch of Caldinitratiruptor microaerophilus DNA includes these proteins:
- a CDS encoding dihydroorotase, whose amino-acid sequence MSKLLLKGGRLLDPRAGVDRVADVLITDTVIAAIGEDLTDPAARVVDCRGLVVTPGFIDLHVHLREPGEEWKEDIASGTRAAARGGFVAVCAVPNTRPVIDNAALVRFVVEKAAREAAVKVWPYGAVTKGQKGEELAELGEMAAAGAVGFTDDGHPIERAEVMRLALLYARQFGRPVLDHAEDRSLSQDGAMHYGRFSTLAGLRGYDPLAEEVHVARDVLLAEATGGHVHIMHVSTARSVEIIRQAKARGVRVTAEVTPHHLALTDEDVAGSGYDTNFKMNPPLRSAEDREALIAGLADGTIDCVATDHAPHHRDDKEVEFGLAKNGVVGLETAVGVVLDALVRTGRLSLERMILAMSTRPAEVLGLRPPSLRVGAEADVTVLDLEKRWIVRAEDMVSRSRNSPFLGRELVGAPAATVVSGRLVMEGGRLVGW is encoded by the coding sequence GTGAGTAAGCTGCTCCTCAAGGGCGGGCGACTCCTGGACCCCCGGGCGGGCGTCGACCGGGTGGCGGACGTCCTGATCACGGACACGGTGATCGCGGCGATCGGCGAGGACCTGACGGACCCCGCGGCCCGGGTGGTCGACTGCCGGGGCCTCGTGGTCACCCCCGGCTTCATCGACCTGCACGTGCACCTGCGCGAGCCGGGCGAGGAGTGGAAGGAGGACATCGCCTCCGGCACCCGGGCGGCGGCCCGGGGCGGGTTCGTGGCCGTCTGCGCCGTGCCCAACACCCGCCCGGTCATCGACAACGCCGCACTGGTGCGGTTCGTGGTCGAGAAGGCGGCCCGGGAGGCGGCCGTGAAGGTGTGGCCCTACGGGGCCGTCACCAAGGGGCAGAAGGGCGAGGAACTCGCCGAGCTGGGCGAGATGGCCGCCGCCGGTGCCGTGGGCTTCACCGACGACGGGCACCCGATCGAGCGGGCGGAGGTCATGCGCCTGGCCCTGCTCTACGCCAGGCAGTTCGGCCGGCCGGTCCTCGACCACGCGGAGGACCGCAGCCTCAGCCAGGACGGGGCGATGCACTACGGGCGCTTCTCCACCCTGGCCGGCCTGCGCGGGTACGATCCCCTCGCCGAGGAGGTGCACGTGGCCCGGGACGTGCTCCTGGCCGAGGCGACGGGCGGGCACGTGCACATCATGCACGTGTCCACGGCCCGGTCGGTGGAGATCATCCGGCAGGCGAAGGCCCGGGGCGTGCGCGTGACCGCCGAGGTGACCCCGCACCACCTCGCCCTCACCGACGAGGACGTGGCCGGCTCCGGCTACGACACGAACTTCAAGATGAACCCGCCGCTGCGGTCGGCGGAGGACCGGGAGGCGCTCATCGCGGGGCTGGCGGACGGCACGATCGACTGCGTCGCCACCGACCACGCCCCGCACCACCGGGACGACAAGGAGGTCGAGTTCGGCCTGGCGAAGAACGGGGTCGTCGGGCTCGAGACGGCGGTGGGGGTGGTGCTGGACGCCCTCGTCCGCACCGGGCGGCTGAGCCTGGAGCGGATGATCCTCGCCATGTCGACCCGGCCGGCCGAGGTCCTCGGCCTCCGCCCGCCGTCGCTGCGGGTCGGGGCCGAGGCGGACGTCACGGTACTGGACCTGGAGAAGCGGTGGATCGTCCGGGCCGAGGACATGGTGTCCCGAAGCCGCAACTCGCCGTTCCTCGGCCGCGAACTGGTGGGCGCGCCGGCGGCCACGGTCGTCTCCGGCCGCCTCGTCATGGAGGGAGGGCGGCTGGTTGGCTGGTGA
- a CDS encoding aspartate carbamoyltransferase catalytic subunit yields the protein MGLRRKDLLGLQDLTREEIDLILDTAESMREIIDRPVKKVPTLRGKVIVNLFYEPSTRTRNSFELAAKYLSADVQSVAVAQSSVQKGETLLDTARNLEVMGADLVIMRHSEGGAPHFLARRLRAGVVNAGDGIHEHPTQGLLDLFTIRRRKGRLSGLKVAIVGDILHSRVARSNIWGLLKYGSEVWVAGPATLLPPGLEALGVHVTHDLDEALDGADVVNVLRIQLERQQKGLFPSVHEYARFWGITPQRLAACKEDVLVLHPGPMNRGVEITSEVADSHRAAILEQVTGGVAVRMAVLYLLLGGGGTGE from the coding sequence ATGGGCCTCAGGCGCAAGGACCTCCTCGGCCTGCAGGACCTCACGCGCGAGGAGATCGACCTCATCCTGGACACGGCCGAGTCCATGCGCGAGATCATCGACCGGCCGGTGAAGAAGGTTCCGACGCTGCGCGGCAAGGTGATCGTCAACCTCTTCTACGAGCCGTCGACCCGCACCCGCAACTCCTTCGAGCTGGCCGCCAAGTACCTGAGCGCCGACGTGCAGAGCGTGGCCGTCGCCCAGTCGAGCGTCCAGAAGGGCGAGACGCTCCTCGACACGGCTCGCAACCTCGAGGTCATGGGGGCCGACCTGGTCATCATGCGCCACAGCGAGGGCGGCGCGCCGCACTTCCTGGCGCGCCGCCTGCGCGCCGGGGTGGTCAACGCCGGCGACGGCATCCACGAGCACCCCACCCAGGGCCTCCTCGACCTCTTCACCATCCGGCGGCGCAAGGGCCGCCTGAGCGGGCTGAAGGTCGCCATCGTCGGGGACATCCTCCACAGCCGGGTGGCGCGGTCGAACATCTGGGGCCTTCTCAAGTACGGGAGCGAGGTCTGGGTCGCCGGCCCGGCCACGCTCCTGCCGCCGGGGCTCGAGGCCCTGGGCGTGCACGTCACGCACGACCTGGACGAGGCCCTGGACGGAGCCGACGTGGTGAACGTGCTGCGCATCCAGCTGGAGCGTCAGCAAAAGGGCCTCTTTCCGAGCGTGCACGAGTACGCCCGCTTCTGGGGTATCACCCCCCAGCGCCTTGCCGCCTGCAAGGAGGACGTGCTGGTCCTGCACCCCGGGCCCATGAACCGGGGCGTCGAGATCACCAGCGAGGTCGCCGACTCGCACCGGGCGGCCATCCTCGAGCAGGTCACGGGCGGGGTGGCGGTGCGGATGGCGGTCCTGTACCTTCTCCTCGGCGGAGGTGGCACGGGTGAGTAA
- the pyrR gene encoding bifunctional pyr operon transcriptional regulator/uracil phosphoribosyltransferase PyrR translates to MESPTRKPKAHLMDADAIARALYRIAHEILERNKGTERLALVGIRRRGVPLARRLVARIREIEGQDVPVGVLDITLYRDDLTERSEWPQVERTEVPFPVRGRRIVLVDDVLYTGRTARAALDALLDLGRPESVQLAVLVDRGHRELPIRADYVGKNVPTSRRELVEVRLTEVDGEDGVYLFEL, encoded by the coding sequence GTGGAGTCCCCGACCCGGAAACCCAAGGCTCACCTGATGGACGCGGACGCCATCGCCCGGGCCCTGTACCGGATCGCCCACGAGATCCTGGAGCGCAACAAGGGCACCGAGCGCCTGGCGCTGGTCGGCATCCGGCGGCGGGGGGTGCCGCTGGCCCGGCGGCTGGTCGCCCGAATCCGGGAGATCGAGGGCCAGGACGTGCCCGTGGGGGTCCTGGACATCACCCTGTACCGGGACGACCTCACCGAGCGCAGCGAGTGGCCGCAGGTGGAGCGCACCGAGGTGCCGTTCCCGGTGCGGGGCCGGCGCATCGTCCTGGTCGACGACGTGCTCTACACCGGCCGCACCGCCCGGGCCGCCCTCGACGCCCTGCTCGACCTGGGGCGGCCCGAGAGCGTGCAGCTGGCCGTGCTGGTCGACCGCGGCCACCGCGAGCTGCCGATCCGGGCGGACTACGTGGGCAAGAACGTGCCCACGTCCCGCCGGGAGCTCGTGGAGGTGCGGCTGACGGAGGTCGACGGCGAAGACGGCGTCTACCTGTTCGAGCTGTGA
- a CDS encoding acetyl-CoA hydrolase/transferase family protein, with product MFEERIRHSGLRQRVCRPEEAAQLIRDGDVVAISGFTRAGDAKVVLLELARQAREGRRVRIDLWTGASVGDQVDGFLAEAGVLRRRLPFQAEARLRGAINRGEVLFIDQHLGHTAEFVRSGSMGRPDVAIIEATAITADGGIVPTTSVGNSAIYARTARRVIVEVNVAQPLALEGMHDIYDPGPRPGRRPIPIMRAGDRVGDTVIRIPPEQIQAVVVTEKLDDSRPLAPPDEETRAISGHLIEFLFHEVRVGRLPRNLAPLQSGIGVLANAVFAGLADSPFHNLEVYSEVLQDAMFDLMDLGKLTVASATSITCSPDRLRDVLANLHRYRDKVILRPQDISNHPEVIRRLGIVAINAALEADIYGNVNSTHVLGTRMMNGIGGSGDFARNSYLSIFVTRSTAKDGAISTIVPMVAHVDHTEHDVQVLVTEQGLADLRNLAPRERARVIIEKCAHPRYRDLLRDYLRDAERLGGQTPHDLRRALSWHLRYQQTGTMLPTAAEASLVPTGD from the coding sequence GTGTTCGAGGAACGGATCCGACACAGCGGCCTCCGGCAGCGCGTCTGCCGGCCCGAAGAGGCCGCACAGCTCATCCGCGACGGTGACGTCGTAGCGATCAGCGGCTTCACCCGAGCAGGGGATGCCAAGGTCGTGCTTCTCGAACTGGCCCGACAAGCGCGCGAAGGACGGCGCGTCCGCATCGACCTCTGGACCGGCGCCTCCGTCGGCGACCAAGTCGACGGCTTCCTGGCCGAGGCCGGCGTCCTGCGGCGGCGCCTCCCCTTCCAGGCCGAAGCCCGGCTGCGCGGCGCCATCAACCGCGGCGAGGTGCTGTTCATCGACCAGCACCTGGGCCACACGGCCGAATTCGTCCGCTCCGGCAGCATGGGCCGCCCGGACGTGGCGATCATCGAGGCGACGGCCATCACCGCCGACGGGGGCATCGTCCCCACCACCTCGGTCGGCAACTCGGCGATCTACGCCCGGACTGCCAGACGGGTGATCGTGGAGGTCAACGTTGCCCAGCCGCTGGCCCTCGAGGGCATGCACGACATCTACGACCCCGGCCCCCGGCCGGGCCGCCGGCCGATCCCGATCATGCGGGCGGGCGACCGGGTCGGCGACACCGTCATCCGCATCCCGCCTGAACAGATCCAGGCCGTCGTCGTGACCGAGAAGCTCGACGACTCCCGGCCGCTCGCCCCGCCGGACGAGGAAACCCGGGCCATCTCCGGCCACTTGATCGAGTTCCTGTTCCACGAGGTGCGGGTGGGCCGGCTCCCCCGCAACCTGGCTCCGCTGCAGAGCGGTATCGGGGTGCTGGCGAACGCCGTTTTCGCCGGGCTCGCGGACTCGCCCTTCCACAACCTCGAGGTCTACTCCGAGGTCCTGCAAGACGCCATGTTCGACCTGATGGACCTGGGAAAGCTCACCGTGGCGTCCGCCACCTCCATCACGTGCTCGCCCGACAGGTTGCGGGACGTGCTGGCCAACCTGCACCGGTACCGGGACAAGGTGATCCTGCGGCCGCAGGACATCTCGAACCACCCGGAGGTCATCCGCCGCCTGGGGATCGTGGCCATCAACGCCGCCCTGGAGGCCGACATCTACGGCAACGTCAACTCCACCCACGTCCTGGGCACCCGCATGATGAACGGGATCGGCGGCTCCGGCGACTTCGCCCGCAACAGTTACCTCTCCATCTTCGTCACCCGCTCCACCGCCAAGGACGGCGCCATCTCCACCATCGTGCCGATGGTCGCCCACGTGGACCACACCGAACACGACGTGCAGGTCCTCGTGACCGAACAGGGGCTGGCCGACCTCCGCAACCTGGCGCCGCGCGAGCGGGCCCGCGTCATCATCGAGAAGTGCGCCCATCCCCGCTACCGTGACCTCCTGCGCGACTACCTCCGGGACGCCGAACGGCTGGGCGGGCAGACCCCCCACGACCTGCGCCGGGCCCTGTCCTGGCACCTGCGGTACCAGCAGACGGGGACGATGCTCCCCACGGCCGCCGAGGCGAGTCTGGTTCCGACCGGCGACTGA
- a CDS encoding TetR/AcrR family transcriptional regulator — translation MSSRAPWTEAAERRRLIVEAALPVFASHSYSGATTTDVARAARVAQATIYKHFPTKRDLFLAVLDRTTDLVLERWQQAMEGAPTPLDRLVALVRTYAMMAATDHLAFRVRVRAVAESGDPVIATHARASYLRIVEFLRDVIEEARAAGQTPPDLDPARAAWYLLSVGQGFNLNHYVGLSWDPATIDGLIAYVFRGLGVELAPDRPPAP, via the coding sequence ATGTCGTCACGCGCACCGTGGACGGAAGCCGCCGAGCGCCGCCGGCTGATCGTGGAGGCCGCCCTGCCGGTGTTCGCCAGCCACAGTTACTCCGGCGCCACGACCACCGACGTGGCCCGGGCGGCCCGGGTCGCGCAGGCCACCATCTACAAGCACTTTCCCACCAAGCGGGACCTGTTCCTCGCCGTGCTCGACCGTACCACCGACCTGGTTCTCGAGCGGTGGCAGCAGGCCATGGAGGGGGCGCCCACGCCCTTGGACCGCCTCGTTGCGCTCGTCCGCACGTACGCCATGATGGCCGCCACCGACCACCTGGCGTTCCGTGTCCGGGTGCGGGCGGTGGCCGAGTCGGGCGACCCCGTGATCGCGACCCACGCCCGGGCATCGTACCTGCGGATCGTCGAGTTTCTCCGGGACGTCATCGAGGAGGCCCGGGCCGCCGGCCAGACGCCCCCTGACCTGGATCCGGCGCGCGCGGCGTGGTACCTCCTCTCGGTCGGGCAGGGATTCAACCTAAACCACTACGTGGGCCTGTCCTGGGACCCGGCCACCATCGACGGGCTCATCGCCTACGTCTTCCGGGGCCTGGGGGTGGAACTCGCCCCGGACCGGCCCCCCGCACCTTAG
- the pstA gene encoding phosphate ABC transporter permease PstA, with amino-acid sequence MRRSRHRGRRLRGLLMEALMFAAAIVVLVPLVSILFYAARQGLPGLTLEFLTSMPRPVGEPGGGMANAIAGSIVMVSLAALMAIPLGVLAAVYLSEYGETRVASAIRFGSDVLAGVPSIVVGVFVYALAVVPVRHFNGFAGSLALAVIMLPTVTRTTEAVLRLVPTSLREGALALGATRWRAILTVVIPSALPGIVTGSMLAIARAAGETAPLLFTALGNRFWSLDLTQPMASLPVQIYTYAISPYEDWHRQAWTGATVLILLVLATSIAARRYARARGALR; translated from the coding sequence GTGAGGCGGAGCCGGCACCGCGGGCGGCGCCTGCGGGGACTCTTGATGGAAGCGCTCATGTTCGCCGCGGCGATCGTGGTTCTGGTACCGCTTGTGAGCATTCTTTTCTACGCGGCCCGCCAGGGGCTGCCGGGCCTCACGCTCGAGTTCCTGACCTCGATGCCCCGACCGGTGGGGGAGCCGGGCGGCGGGATGGCCAACGCCATCGCCGGGTCGATCGTGATGGTCTCCCTGGCCGCCCTGATGGCGATCCCGCTCGGGGTCCTCGCCGCCGTCTATCTCAGCGAGTACGGTGAAACCCGGGTCGCGTCCGCCATCCGGTTCGGGTCGGACGTGCTGGCCGGCGTGCCCTCCATCGTCGTGGGGGTCTTCGTCTACGCCCTGGCCGTGGTCCCTGTCCGCCACTTCAACGGCTTCGCCGGTAGCCTGGCGCTGGCGGTCATCATGCTGCCCACCGTGACGCGGACCACCGAGGCGGTGCTCCGCCTCGTGCCCACCTCCCTGCGGGAAGGGGCGCTGGCCCTCGGCGCCACGCGGTGGCGGGCCATCCTCACCGTGGTGATCCCTTCCGCCCTGCCCGGCATCGTCACCGGTTCGATGCTGGCGATCGCCCGCGCCGCCGGGGAGACGGCGCCGCTCCTCTTCACGGCGCTCGGGAACCGGTTCTGGTCGCTGGACCTGACCCAGCCGATGGCCTCCCTGCCGGTGCAGATCTACACGTACGCCATCTCACCGTACGAGGACTGGCACCGGCAGGCGTGGACCGGCGCCACCGTCCTTATCCTGCTCGTGCTGGCGACCAGCATCGCCGCCCGCCGCTATGCCCGCGCCCGCGGCGCTCTGCGGTGA
- the pstC gene encoding phosphate ABC transporter permease subunit PstC, whose product MQVPPAALARRTGAGRVQAFLRSQRADGVFRWLTLAAGVLILLILLAMALGMVRAAGPSIDRTGWRFLVRAEWDPVAEEFGAAAFVVGTLASSALALVLAGPPGLGVAIWLAEVAPARLREPVSFLVELLAAAPSVVYGLWGIFVLAPWLRDHVQVPLSEHLGFVPLFSGPPLGVGLMAGGVVLAIMIVPTITAVSREVLRAVPDSLREGALAMGSTRWEMIRLVLLPAARPGIMGAIILGLGRALGETMAVTMVIGNRAEIPRSLLSPAQTMASVIANEFAEAVGDVHLAALVEVGLVLFGVTLLVGIGARVLIWSVTRGRSLGGGVL is encoded by the coding sequence GTGCAGGTGCCACCCGCAGCCCTGGCCCGGCGCACTGGCGCGGGCCGGGTGCAGGCGTTCTTGCGCAGCCAGCGCGCCGACGGGGTCTTCCGGTGGCTGACCCTGGCGGCGGGCGTGCTGATTCTGCTCATCCTCTTGGCGATGGCCCTTGGCATGGTTCGTGCGGCCGGCCCGTCGATCGACCGCACCGGTTGGCGCTTCCTCGTGCGGGCGGAATGGGACCCGGTGGCGGAGGAGTTCGGTGCGGCGGCGTTCGTGGTCGGAACCCTGGCCTCCTCCGCACTGGCCCTGGTCCTGGCCGGGCCGCCCGGTCTCGGGGTGGCCATCTGGCTGGCCGAGGTGGCGCCCGCGCGGCTGCGGGAGCCGGTCTCGTTTCTGGTGGAGCTCCTGGCGGCAGCTCCGAGCGTGGTGTACGGCCTCTGGGGCATTTTCGTTCTGGCACCGTGGCTTCGGGACCACGTACAGGTGCCCCTCTCGGAACACCTGGGTTTTGTTCCGCTGTTCAGCGGCCCGCCCCTCGGCGTGGGGCTGATGGCCGGGGGCGTGGTGCTGGCGATCATGATCGTTCCCACGATCACGGCGGTAAGCCGCGAGGTGCTGCGGGCGGTTCCGGACAGCCTCCGGGAGGGAGCGCTGGCGATGGGCTCGACCCGGTGGGAGATGATCCGGCTGGTTCTGCTACCCGCGGCGCGGCCGGGCATCATGGGAGCGATCATCCTCGGTCTCGGGCGGGCGCTGGGGGAGACCATGGCTGTCACGATGGTCATCGGGAACCGGGCAGAGATCCCGAGGTCCCTTCTGTCACCGGCGCAGACCATGGCGAGCGTGATCGCCAACGAGTTCGCGGAGGCGGTCGGTGACGTGCACCTCGCGGCGCTCGTGGAGGTGGGGCTGGTGCTATTCGGGGTCACCCTGCTCGTGGGGATCGGCGCGCGGGTGCTGATCTGGTCGGTGACGCGGGGCCGGAGCCTGGGGGGTGGGGTACTGTGA
- the pstS gene encoding phosphate ABC transporter substrate-binding protein PstS, with protein MVVQTVRRRRPLVVAAALLSLVALLAGCGSKPQAAQGNQSGAQGAGQSTSGQNTSSQPAASGGKVINLNGAGATFPYPIYSKWFDEYSKSNPVRVNYQSIGSGGGQRQITERTVDFGASDAPMTDEALAKAPGELVHIPTVLGAVVVTYNIPGVNVPLKMTPDVVAELFLGKITKWNDKRLTELNPDVKLPDLPVAVVHRSDGSGTTAVFTDYLSKVSPEWKEKVGTGTSVKWPTGIGAKGNEGVSGQVAQTRGAVGYVELAYAIQNKMPYAHLKNKAGRFVEPSLETTSAAAAGAAADMPADLRVSITNPDGEKSYPIASFTYILVYKEQADKAKGEALVKLLWWMTHDAQKMAPELLYAPLPPEVVKLVEGKLKSITYQGQPLLQ; from the coding sequence ATGGTGGTCCAGACGGTCCGGCGGCGCCGGCCCCTCGTGGTCGCAGCCGCTCTCCTGTCCCTCGTGGCGCTCCTGGCCGGGTGCGGGAGCAAGCCCCAGGCGGCGCAGGGGAACCAGAGCGGTGCCCAGGGGGCGGGCCAGAGCACGAGCGGGCAGAACACGTCTTCTCAGCCCGCAGCGTCGGGCGGGAAGGTCATCAACCTGAACGGCGCCGGCGCCACGTTCCCCTATCCGATTTACAGCAAGTGGTTCGATGAGTACTCCAAGTCCAACCCGGTCAGGGTGAACTACCAGTCGATCGGCAGTGGCGGCGGCCAGCGGCAGATCACCGAGCGGACCGTCGACTTCGGGGCCAGCGACGCCCCCATGACCGACGAGGCCCTGGCGAAGGCGCCGGGCGAGCTCGTGCACATCCCGACCGTCCTGGGCGCCGTGGTCGTGACCTACAACATCCCCGGCGTGAACGTGCCCCTCAAGATGACCCCGGACGTGGTGGCGGAGCTCTTCCTCGGCAAGATCACGAAGTGGAACGACAAGCGCCTGACCGAGCTGAATCCCGACGTCAAGCTGCCCGACCTCCCCGTCGCAGTCGTGCACCGGTCGGACGGTAGCGGCACCACCGCCGTCTTCACCGACTACCTGAGCAAGGTCAGCCCGGAGTGGAAGGAGAAGGTCGGCACAGGCACCTCCGTCAAGTGGCCGACCGGCATCGGTGCGAAGGGCAACGAGGGTGTGTCCGGCCAGGTCGCCCAGACCAGGGGCGCGGTGGGCTACGTCGAACTGGCCTACGCCATCCAGAACAAGATGCCCTACGCCCACCTGAAGAACAAGGCCGGCAGGTTCGTCGAGCCCTCGCTCGAGACCACCTCGGCCGCTGCGGCCGGCGCCGCGGCGGACATGCCGGCCGACCTGCGGGTGAGCATCACGAACCCGGACGGCGAGAAGAGCTACCCCATCGCCTCCTTCACCTACATCCTGGTCTACAAGGAGCAGGCGGACAAGGCGAAGGGCGAGGCGCTCGTGAAGCTCCTGTGGTGGATGACCCACGACGCCCAGAAGATGGCTCCCGAGCTCCTCTACGCCCCTCTGCCCCCGGAGGTCGTCAAGCTCGTCGAGGGCAAGCTCAAGTCCATCACCTACCAGGGGCAGCCGCTCCTCCAGTAG
- the pstB gene encoding phosphate ABC transporter ATP-binding protein PstB, which produces MDVHEKIRVEDLSVRFGGRPALRHVTLPVPARQVLAVIGPSGCGKSTLLRCLNRLVELVPDAEVRGRVLLDGEDVYACGADPIAVRRRIGMVFQQPNPFPTSIYENVAYGLRVQGVRARSELDGRVEASLRAAGLWEEVKSRLHESALRLSGGQQQRLCIARSLATGPEVLLLDEPTAALDPASAARIEDLVWSLRERYTIVIVTHNMQQAARVSDYTAFLLMGELVEYGPTGSLFTNPRDQRTEDYVTGRFG; this is translated from the coding sequence ATGGACGTGCACGAGAAGATCCGGGTCGAAGACCTGAGCGTGCGGTTCGGCGGCCGTCCTGCGCTGCGCCACGTGACCCTGCCGGTGCCGGCACGGCAGGTCCTGGCGGTGATCGGCCCCTCCGGCTGCGGCAAGTCGACCCTGCTCCGCTGCCTGAATCGCCTGGTCGAGCTGGTGCCGGATGCAGAAGTGCGGGGGCGGGTGCTCCTGGACGGGGAGGACGTCTACGCGTGCGGTGCCGACCCGATCGCCGTGCGACGCCGGATCGGCATGGTGTTCCAGCAGCCGAACCCGTTCCCCACGTCGATCTACGAGAACGTGGCGTATGGCCTGCGGGTGCAGGGGGTCCGGGCGCGCTCGGAGCTGGACGGTCGCGTCGAGGCGAGCCTGCGCGCCGCCGGGCTGTGGGAGGAGGTCAAGAGCCGCCTGCACGAGTCCGCCCTGCGCCTCTCCGGGGGCCAGCAGCAGCGTCTCTGCATCGCCCGGTCGCTGGCGACGGGCCCCGAGGTGCTCCTCCTGGACGAGCCCACCGCCGCCCTCGACCCGGCCTCGGCGGCCCGGATCGAGGACCTGGTGTGGAGCCTGCGGGAGCGGTACACCATCGTGATCGTGACCCACAACATGCAGCAGGCCGCCCGGGTCTCGGACTACACGGCCTTCCTGCTGATGGGGGAGCTGGTGGAGTACGGGCCCACGGGTTCCCTGTTCACGAACCCGCGCGACCAGCGGACCGAGGACTACGTCACCGGCCGCTTCGGGTAG
- the pnpS gene encoding two-component system histidine kinase PnpS — protein sequence MNGIRRQAVLYAVVPLLAMLALAAWQLARWRAAGPGGMAVLFLVLAIGAVPALWGLRMSGQVATALAEAAAVLRRLAQGDFSRSVLPAPGDPADVRDLAEQVNRMSHRLQAYLEALGRESLRLEAVLATMAEGVVILDARRRIVLLNPAAEALFGITLAEARGRDHLEVTHNFDLEARLERLLAGGPPEVFELRRAHPEERVLEGRLVGLARAGEGPAGALLVLHDITRFRRLERMRTEFVANVSHELRTPLTSIRGFAETLLEADPDPETRRRFLEIVHREASRLSDLIEDLLDLSRIESGRMAMRPGPVAVDVLVADVLDRHQRRARAAELTLESRVPPGLPPVWGDRARLAQVLHNLVDNAIRYTPPGGRVTVAAEANPEGFVTVSVADTGIGIAREHLPRLFERFYRVDRARSRSSGGTGLGLSIVKHIVELHGGAVSVESEPGRGSTFRFSVPVAGPRTAASQG from the coding sequence ATGAACGGCATCCGGCGCCAGGCGGTCCTGTACGCCGTGGTGCCCCTCCTGGCCATGCTGGCCCTGGCCGCGTGGCAGCTCGCCCGGTGGCGGGCCGCCGGCCCCGGCGGCATGGCCGTCCTCTTCCTTGTCCTGGCGATCGGCGCGGTGCCGGCCCTGTGGGGCCTGCGGATGAGCGGCCAGGTGGCCACCGCCCTGGCCGAGGCCGCCGCGGTGCTGCGGCGGCTGGCGCAGGGTGACTTCTCGCGCAGCGTCCTTCCCGCCCCCGGCGACCCCGCCGACGTCCGGGACCTGGCCGAGCAGGTGAACCGCATGAGCCACCGGCTCCAGGCCTACCTGGAGGCCCTGGGGCGCGAGAGCCTGCGGCTCGAGGCCGTCCTGGCGACGATGGCGGAGGGCGTGGTGATCCTCGACGCCCGGCGGCGGATCGTGCTCCTGAACCCCGCCGCGGAGGCGCTCTTCGGGATCACGCTCGCCGAGGCCCGGGGGCGCGACCACCTGGAGGTCACGCACAACTTCGACCTCGAGGCGCGCCTCGAGCGGCTGCTTGCCGGCGGCCCGCCGGAAGTCTTCGAACTGCGGCGGGCGCACCCGGAGGAGCGGGTCCTGGAGGGACGGCTCGTCGGCCTGGCGCGTGCCGGCGAGGGTCCCGCCGGGGCGCTCCTGGTGCTGCACGACATCACGCGCTTCCGCCGTCTGGAACGGATGCGCACCGAGTTCGTGGCCAACGTGTCCCACGAACTCCGCACCCCGCTCACGTCGATCCGCGGGTTCGCCGAGACGCTCCTGGAGGCAGACCCGGACCCGGAAACCCGGCGCCGCTTCCTCGAGATCGTCCACCGGGAGGCCAGCCGGCTCTCGGACCTCATCGAGGACCTGCTGGACCTGTCGCGCATCGAGTCCGGCCGGATGGCGATGCGGCCTGGCCCCGTCGCCGTGGACGTCCTCGTCGCCGACGTCCTGGACCGCCACCAGCGGCGGGCCCGGGCCGCTGAGCTCACGCTGGAGAGCCGCGTGCCGCCCGGCCTCCCCCCGGTGTGGGGCGACCGGGCCCGCCTCGCGCAGGTCCTGCACAACCTCGTCGACAACGCGATCCGCTACACGCCGCCGGGCGGCCGGGTCACCGTGGCGGCGGAGGCGAACCCGGAGGGGTTCGTGACCGTGTCCGTGGCCGACACCGGGATCGGCATCGCCCGGGAACACCTGCCGCGCCTCTTCGAGCGCTTCTACCGCGTCGATCGCGCCCGCAGCCGCAGTTCGGGCGGCACCGGACTCGGGCTGAGCATCGTCAAGCACATCGTGGAGCTGCACGGCGGCGCCGTGTCAGTGGAGAGCGAGCCGGGCCGGGGGTCGACGTTCCGGTTCTCCGTGCCGGTCGCCGGCCCCCGGACAGCTGCGAGCCAGGGGTGA